One genomic window of Bacteroidota bacterium includes the following:
- a CDS encoding response regulator produces MINSEYKILLVEDDPIDRMAFKRFVQNENLQYEYRIVESITEAKRLISDFKFEAIITDYLLGDGTGFDILNLVKDIPIIFVTGAGNEQIAVRAIKTGAYDYLIKDIDRNYLRFLPVTLDNAIKHKKAEEELKLAEQKIDKLSWIASKTDNAIIIANPGGRIEWVNEGFTRLSHYTLEEVKGTYGEILRKGESTGLTPGNIQYETLQKDKTSVTYEAQNYTKEGTPYWIVSTLTPALNQNGEIERIIVIDSDITVRKQMEKELVIAKYVAEDSFQKVNETLRKLMSMQKQLEETVRMKEKFIADMSHEIQTSMNSIINLADTLLKTNLNEDQVAYIDVIKKSGVKLLLEIKDIIDLSKRDAHKMIPEK; encoded by the coding sequence ATGATTAATAGTGAATATAAAATATTGTTAGTGGAAGACGATCCCATTGACCGTATGGCTTTTAAAAGGTTCGTACAAAACGAAAACCTGCAATATGAATATAGAATTGTGGAATCTATAACGGAAGCGAAAAGGCTGATATCTGACTTTAAGTTTGAAGCTATTATTACGGATTACCTTCTTGGGGATGGAACCGGATTTGATATTTTAAATCTCGTAAAAGATATTCCTATAATTTTTGTTACAGGGGCCGGAAATGAACAAATAGCTGTCAGAGCCATTAAAACAGGTGCTTATGACTATCTTATTAAAGACATTGACAGGAATTATCTTCGTTTTTTGCCTGTAACACTGGACAATGCTATTAAGCATAAAAAAGCGGAGGAAGAATTAAAATTGGCAGAACAAAAAATAGATAAACTTTCATGGATAGCGAGCAAAACAGACAATGCCATTATTATTGCCAATCCCGGTGGCCGGATCGAATGGGTAAATGAAGGTTTTACAAGACTCTCACATTATACACTTGAAGAGGTAAAAGGAACGTATGGTGAAATATTAAGAAAGGGCGAGTCTACAGGCCTTACTCCCGGAAATATCCAATATGAAACGCTTCAAAAAGATAAAACATCAGTAACATATGAGGCTCAAAATTATACTAAGGAAGGAACACCTTATTGGATAGTAAGTACACTTACACCTGCATTGAATCAAAATGGCGAAATAGAAAGAATTATTGTTATCGATTCTGATATCACAGTGAGGAAGCAAATGGAAAAAGAATTGGTTATTGCAAAGTATGTGGCGGAAGATTCCTTCCAAAAAGTAAATGAAACACTTCGTAAATTAATGAGTATGCAAAAGCAACTGGAAGAAACTGTAAGAATGAAGGAGAAATTTATAGCTGATATGAGTCATGAAATACAAACTTCTATGAATAGCATTATCAATCTTGCAGATACATTACTCAAAACCAATTTAAATGAAGATCAGGTAGCCTATATTGATGTTATTAAGAAATCAGGAGTTAAATTGCTTCTTGAAATAAAGGATATCATTGATCTTTCTAAAAGAGACGCTCATAAAATGATTCCTGAAAAATAA
- a CDS encoding universal stress protein: protein MDENFKILLATDYSNEAIDAEYYAVLFAKFTSSQLEVLHVYPPSFSSIIDSFNFEKTDANPVEYELTKLIDHVDGLLATLNITPDELQYSCVVREGKIINQIRGEISEIKADLIIIGTRNSNSFRELLLGSHTWDMIKRSNVPVLVVPKGTLFNEIQTVIFATECHEEDITALDFLVEFTKEFNANIIVLNITNYVLSGKFEKVLFEKFSETLKKRMSYKKSNMQMAHYDNIIEGLNDFCIRSNASWLAMPVGKKPLIKKAFDPIANTTRKMSFHTRLPLLAIPLADNAKNAEKIYEEIAENN, encoded by the coding sequence ATGGATGAGAATTTTAAGATCCTGCTCGCAACCGACTATTCAAATGAAGCAATCGATGCTGAATATTATGCGGTGCTTTTTGCAAAATTTACCAGCTCACAGTTAGAGGTGCTTCATGTATATCCTCCCTCCTTTTCATCAATCATAGATTCATTCAACTTCGAAAAAACTGATGCTAACCCGGTGGAATATGAGTTGACAAAACTTATTGATCATGTTGATGGACTTCTTGCCACTTTAAATATAACGCCGGATGAACTGCAATACAGCTGTGTTGTTCGTGAAGGAAAAATAATAAATCAGATCCGCGGGGAAATAAGCGAAATAAAGGCTGATCTTATTATAATTGGCACACGCAACAGTAATAGTTTCAGAGAATTATTGTTGGGCAGCCACACCTGGGACATGATAAAAAGGTCAAACGTGCCGGTGCTTGTGGTGCCAAAAGGCACCCTGTTTAATGAAATACAAACGGTTATTTTCGCTACTGAATGTCATGAAGAAGATATCACCGCACTTGATTTCCTTGTTGAATTTACAAAAGAATTTAATGCAAACATTATCGTTCTTAATATTACCAATTATGTGTTATCCGGAAAATTTGAAAAAGTCCTGTTTGAAAAATTTTCAGAGACATTAAAAAAAAGGATGTCATATAAAAAATCAAATATGCAAATGGCGCATTACGACAATATTATTGAAGGACTCAATGATTTTTGCATACGGAGCAATGCGAGTTGGCTCGCCATGCCGGTTGGAAAAAAACCATTGATTAAAAAAGCATTCGATCCTATTGCAAACACTACCCGAAAAATGAGTTTTCATACCCGTCTTCCCCTGCTTGCAATTCCCCTGGCAGATAACGCAAAAAATGCAGAAAAAATCTATGAAGAAATAGCGGAGAATAATTAA